GAACACGGAGGACGTGCGCTTCATGGGCGGCCTCGATACCGCCATCAAGGATGGCGACGAGGTCAGCATCGTCCCCGCCGTGGCCGGCGGCTCGCGCTAACCTTCGCGCCCTCCCAGTCGGCATACAGAAGGCCCCGCATGCGGGGCCTTCTTTTTTCGATGAAACCTCGCGCTGCGCGCGGGCGTATACTCTGCCGAGCGTGACAATCCTGCGCGCAAAGGGGACTCCTATGGGCTACATGGGGCGGTACATCGCGGAAGAGAATGCGGAGGCGTACAAGGAAGGGCACATCACCTACAAAGAGCTTATACGCCGCCTCACACTCCTCACAGGCAGCCTTGCCGCTGGAGTAGCCCTGGCGGTCACCATGGGCTGCACCTCCGATGACGCCTCTGCGCCAACTTCGGCCCCTACGGCCACCAGCGCCCCCCAGCCGACGAATACCACAGCCCCGACCCTTGCCCCCACGGCAACGGCGGCCCCTTCGCCCACGGCCACTCGCCCGCCCGCGCCGACGACTGCTCCCTCTACCGGCGCCGTCTCCGTCTCCCCGAACGATCCGGCCATCGAGGCTGGGGCCGTCTCCTTCAAGAACGCCGATGTGACGCTCTTGGGCTATCTGGCGCGCCCAAAGGCCGCCGGGCAATACCCCGCCGTCCTGGTAATCCACGAAAATCGCGGCATGCTCGACCACTTCCAGGACGTCGCGCGCCGCTTCGCTAAGGAGGGGTATGTTGCCCTCGCCCTTGACCTCGTCTCCCGGGAAGGCGGCACCGCCAACGTCACCGATGCGGCGCGCATCCAGGCCGCGTTGGGCAATGCCAACACCGCGCGCCTGGTGGAGGACATGAACGGCGGCGTGAAGTATCTGCAAAGCCTCAGCTACGTCCGTGCCGATCGTGTCGGCGCGATGGGCTTCTGCTTCGGCGGAGGGATGGTCTGGCTCCTCTGCGCGCGCAACCCGGATATCAAGGCCGCCGCGCCCTTCTACGGCTCCGGCCCGCCCGCCGGCGAAGTCGCCAATATCCGCGCCGCCGTCCTGGGCGTCTATGGCGGGACGGACGCGCGCATCAACGCGGGCATCCCCCAGCTGGAGACGGCGCTGAAGGACGGCGGCAAGACCTACAAGATGAACGTCTACCAGGGCGCGGGCCACGCCTTCTTCAACGATACGGGCGGCGCCTACAATCCCACCGCCGCCGCGACTGCATGGAAAGACACGCTGGACTGGTTCCGGCAGTACCTGCGCTCCTAGCGCGGGACTACTCTTCCTGCAGTCCGCGCGCCTCTCGCGCCGCCGCCCACTTGCCCTTCTGCTCCAGGCGCGTCTCTTCGTCCGTGCTCTTGTAGCCGTCCAGGAAGGCCCTGGCGAATGCGTCGAACGTCCCGCCCAGGATCGCCGCGCGCGACTCCTCCATCAGGCGCAGGATGAAGCGCAGGTTGTGGATCGTCCCCAGGCGGTGATAGAGGATCTCGTCCGACTTGAAGAGGTGGTGCAGATAGGCCGCCGAAAAGGTCTTGCATGCATAGCAGTCGCATGAGGCGTCGAAGGGCGCATCCATATCGCGGTGCTTCGCGTTGCGGATGCTCACGCGCCCCTGGCGGGTGAAGAGGCTGCCGTTGCGC
The DNA window shown above is from Chloroflexota bacterium and carries:
- a CDS encoding dienelactone hydrolase family protein codes for the protein MGYMGRYIAEENAEAYKEGHITYKELIRRLTLLTGSLAAGVALAVTMGCTSDDASAPTSAPTATSAPQPTNTTAPTLAPTATAAPSPTATRPPAPTTAPSTGAVSVSPNDPAIEAGAVSFKNADVTLLGYLARPKAAGQYPAVLVIHENRGMLDHFQDVARRFAKEGYVALALDLVSREGGTANVTDAARIQAALGNANTARLVEDMNGGVKYLQSLSYVRADRVGAMGFCFGGGMVWLLCARNPDIKAAAPFYGSGPPAGEVANIRAAVLGVYGGTDARINAGIPQLETALKDGGKTYKMNVYQGAGHAFFNDTGGAYNPTAAATAWKDTLDWFRQYLRS